The DNA region TAGAATAGGTTCACTTTGAATATACCaggctaaaaaaaatattttttgtttttataattgtaAAACTAAATGACAAATTGAATAGCAGATACGTAGAATATATTCATGTCTTCAAAACTAACGTGCTAAatatattgtcaaaaaaaattctttattaaaTGCCGATCTAGAACTCTAAAACAAAGCATTCTAATCCccattttttaatacattttaaatGGAAGAGAGATTCGAACTTGAATGCTTCCGttagaaatactaaaatatatcattttgaaGTAAAGGCTATTGGCTCCAATGCCCCTTTCAATGAGCATGCCACGTGGCAAAAACTCAAGCTAGAGCAAGCTGAGTTTCTATATATAAAGGTCTAGATACATAAGCCATTGCACCCCCTATTATACTGCTTGCAAGCTTTTCAAGCTGAGAGATGAAAATAATGTgtatggagtccttgactcgcTTATTTTGTCAGGTGAAGCTACTTTTGGCTGTGATTCTTTTGCAGTTTGGCTATGCAGGGTTGTCCATTATCGTCAAATTTGCTTTGAACCAGGGGATGAATCATTATGTACTAGTTGCCTACAGGATGTCCATTGCCACTGCTGTTATTGCTCCTTTCGCTATTGTTCTAGAAAGGTTTCCCCCTCTATTTTGAATTCTTTGCATTTCTTATATATCTTCCATGGTTTACAAAAGATGAAAAAGCTAATTATATTGACATAATAGTTGATACCCAACAGGAAATCAAGGCCAAAGATGACCTCCTCTATAATAGTCAAGGCAATGTTGCTAGGTTTGTTTGAGTAAGAATCTAGACAATTGAGATTAGCTAGAACATTACTATCTTAAGTGACTCTATTTGTTTAAGGATTTGTATTAagctctaaatttttttttttttctatacagCCCTGTGCTTGACCAGAACCTATTCTATCTTGGGATGAAGTACACAGATACCTCTTTCACATCTGCCATGTGCAATATCCTTCCTGCCTTTGCATTTTTCATGGCTTGGGTATTTAGGTAAGTTTTCACTCAGCAAATGCATGTCTGTCACTGGATATATAAGCCAAAGAAGTGAGAAATTTTAGTGATAGAGATGTAACTTTGTGAAGGGTACGTTTGTTTGCAGGCTCGAGATGGTCAATATTAGGAGTCTGCATAGCCAGGCAAAGATATTGGGAACCATAGTGGCGGTTGGAGGAGCATTGTTTATGACTCTAATTAAAGGACCCACTCTAAATCTGCTATGGACAGAAGGAAGAAACCCTCATGATCAATCTGCTAGTGATGCACAAAAGCAAGATCTCATGAAGGGTGCTTTGATAatcatagcatcttgtttcttCTGGTCTTGCTTCATCATTCTTCAAGTTGGTATTCTGAATTCAATGTTATTTCACACTCCAAGTTTTATCTTATCTCTCCACACGAATCAACTTTTAGCAaatatggttttcttttttcttaaaggaCTATCGGATCTTCTAAGAGTCTTGGACACTCAcgttagcccaaaaaaaaatttttgattttttttttaaaatttggtgtCTACTTGCATTGCGTCTAGGCATTAACGCTGAAATCGTATCCTGCCAAGCTCTCACTTACAACTTTGATTTGCATTTCGGGCATGGTCGAAGGCACCATAGTGGCCTTGGCATTTGAAAAGGGCAATGCTGCAGCGTGGTCCATTCACTGGGATTACAAATTACTAGCTAGTGTTTATGGGGTAAGAAATTCTAAATTAACtagtacaactttttcattgtAACCTATAGGCCAAGAGCCAATCTGTCTGACCCCCTTGTTGTGATCTAGTTCTGGGGTTCAGTCCCCCTTGTCCAAAGTTGGATGTTTCATGTTACAGGGTTTGATACTCTGTGCTAACAGAGGATGTTTCTATGCTAGGGAATACTCTCTGGAGTTGCTTATTATACCATGGGAGTGATCACAGAAAGAAGGGGACCAGTTTTCTACACTGCTTTTAATCCTCTATGCACAGTCATTGTAGCAATTTTGGGGTCCATCATATTTGCAGAGGAAATGAATTTAGGAAGGTTAGAATCAACCACAAATATCAATAGTTCTCTTCTCAAAATCTATATACAACATTTGAAAAATCTGGCATTAATTGAGTATGATGCGTTCATTTGGTTACTTAAGTCTAAATGCTTTGTAGGGTTATTGGAGCAGTTGTCATTGTAATCGGCTTATATTTGGTTCTATGGGGTAAGAGGAAGGAGGATCAACCTACACCTGTGTCACACTGTGATACAGAAGCACCAAACGAACAGAAAATGGCTATACTTACTGAGAGTATGGGTACTTTAAATCATGTTGGAATCAACATCACATAGACACCAACCTAGTACCTGTGGATGAATCTGTTTGAAGGAACCTAAAAAGGTCTAAATTGCTTAGAATTTGATTCGTAGTATGTAACAAGTTCCAAGTATAACTGAAATTCTGAGTGTTCTAGAGCCCTCACTCAGTGCATGATGGAGCGGCTATCACATCTATAATATCCTAAGAATTTTGGACAATATGTTTGATGTAATTATAAAAGCATCATTGGCCATGAG from Castanea sativa cultivar Marrone di Chiusa Pesio chromosome 6, ASM4071231v1 includes:
- the LOC142641724 gene encoding WAT1-related protein At2g39510-like — translated: MCMESLTRLFCQVKLLLAVILLQFGYAGLSIIVKFALNQGMNHYVLVAYRMSIATAVIAPFAIVLERKSRPKMTSSIIVKAMLLGLFDPVLDQNLFYLGMKYTDTSFTSAMCNILPAFAFFMAWVFRLEMVNIRSLHSQAKILGTIVAVGGALFMTLIKGPTLNLLWTEGRNPHDQSASDAQKQDLMKGALIIIASCFFWSCFIILQALTLKSYPAKLSLTTLICISGMVEGTIVALAFEKGNAAAWSIHWDYKLLASVYGGILSGVAYYTMGVITERRGPVFYTAFNPLCTVIVAILGSIIFAEEMNLGRVIGAVVIVIGLYLVLWGKRKEDQPTPVSHCDTEAPNEQKMAILTESMGTLNHVGINIT